One Streptomyces sp. R28 DNA window includes the following coding sequences:
- a CDS encoding calcium-binding protein — protein sequence MPILPSLRGSLRAVTALVAALAFVVAVPHGAFAAPGDLDTTFGTGGKVSITTDTFAEGQDMAIQPDGRIISVGWEQDPEFLDSEFALTRHNSDGSVDTSFGGGDGEVLTDFENGEDVAQGVAVQPDGKIVVVGRHQETDDEFAGCCWFTVARYDADGSVDTSFGGGDGWVSPGLAGGAEDAAGVAVQPDGKIVAGARAGGSFAVVRYLPDGSPDGAFGGGDGVTITSFSDVGGATAQDMALQPDGKIVLVGYSGETNFDFAVARYNSDGSLDTTFSGDGRVTTDLGGYNWGETVVVQSSGKIVASGSSGGRFTLVRYNVDGSRDTGFGTGGVATADFGSTAGVSDLVLQPDDRIVAGGGGTAGDFLLARFNADGTLDTGFGTGGRTTTDFGVGDRVNSVAVQSDGKIVAFGSNSDGLRALARYLGGVGTPPPPPPPTEVDLSVAKSGPGTVSIGDRATYTLTVTNNSATIAATGVSLTDTLTGPAATVVSATPDQGTCTTSATGATCALGTLATGASTTVRVVVEPRATGTLTERATVSATQTDPATANNTATVTTTVNNSRLCTRIGTSGNDTMTGTSGTDVICGLGGDDSINAGAGNDTVYGNFGNDRADGGLNNDTLNGGPGNDNLIGNSGNDSLNTVDNVSGNDTANGGTGTDTCTTDTGDTRISCP from the coding sequence ATGCCCATCCTTCCTTCCCTACGGGGATCTCTGCGCGCCGTGACCGCGCTGGTCGCGGCGCTGGCGTTCGTCGTCGCCGTGCCGCACGGCGCGTTCGCCGCACCCGGTGACCTGGACACCACGTTCGGCACCGGCGGAAAGGTCAGCATCACCACCGACACCTTCGCCGAGGGCCAGGACATGGCCATCCAGCCCGACGGCAGGATCATCTCGGTCGGGTGGGAGCAGGACCCGGAGTTCCTCGACTCCGAGTTCGCCCTCACGCGGCACAACTCCGACGGCAGCGTCGACACCTCCTTCGGCGGTGGCGACGGCGAGGTGCTGACCGACTTCGAGAACGGCGAGGACGTGGCCCAGGGGGTGGCGGTCCAGCCCGACGGGAAGATCGTCGTGGTCGGCCGTCACCAGGAGACCGACGACGAGTTCGCGGGCTGCTGCTGGTTCACGGTGGCCCGTTACGACGCCGACGGCAGCGTCGACACCTCCTTCGGGGGCGGTGACGGCTGGGTCAGCCCCGGCCTGGCCGGCGGGGCCGAGGACGCGGCCGGCGTCGCGGTGCAGCCCGACGGGAAGATCGTCGCCGGAGCCCGGGCCGGCGGCTCGTTCGCGGTCGTGCGGTACCTGCCCGACGGGAGCCCGGACGGCGCCTTCGGAGGCGGTGACGGCGTGACCATCACCTCGTTCTCCGACGTGGGCGGCGCCACCGCGCAGGACATGGCCCTCCAGCCCGACGGGAAGATCGTCCTGGTCGGCTACTCGGGCGAGACCAACTTCGACTTCGCCGTGGCCCGCTACAACTCCGACGGAAGCCTGGACACCACCTTCAGCGGCGACGGCCGGGTCACCACGGACCTGGGCGGATACAACTGGGGTGAGACCGTGGTCGTGCAGTCCAGCGGCAAGATCGTCGCCTCCGGATCGAGCGGCGGCCGTTTCACGCTCGTGCGCTACAACGTGGACGGCAGCCGCGACACCGGCTTCGGCACCGGCGGTGTCGCGACCGCCGACTTCGGCAGCACAGCCGGCGTGAGCGACCTCGTGCTCCAGCCCGACGACCGGATCGTCGCCGGCGGCGGCGGGACGGCCGGCGACTTCCTCCTCGCCCGCTTCAACGCCGACGGCACTCTTGACACCGGGTTCGGCACGGGCGGCCGCACCACCACCGACTTCGGCGTCGGCGACCGCGTGAACAGCGTCGCCGTCCAGTCCGACGGGAAGATCGTCGCCTTCGGCAGCAACAGCGACGGCCTGCGCGCCCTGGCCCGCTACCTCGGCGGGGTCGGCACCCCGCCGCCACCTCCGCCGCCCACCGAGGTCGACCTGTCGGTCGCCAAGTCCGGCCCCGGCACCGTCAGCATCGGCGACCGAGCCACCTACACCCTGACGGTCACCAACAACAGCGCCACGATCGCGGCCACCGGCGTCAGCCTCACCGACACCCTCACCGGACCCGCCGCCACCGTCGTCTCGGCAACACCGGATCAGGGCACCTGCACCACCTCCGCAACCGGCGCGACCTGCGCCCTCGGGACCCTCGCCACCGGCGCGAGCACGACCGTCAGGGTCGTCGTCGAACCCCGGGCCACCGGCACCCTCACCGAGCGGGCCACCGTGAGCGCCACCCAGACCGACCCGGCCACGGCCAACAACACCGCCACGGTCACCACCACGGTCAACAACTCCCGCCTGTGCACCCGCATCGGCACCAGCGGCAACGACACCATGACCGGCACCAGCGGCACCGACGTCATCTGCGGCCTCGGCGGCGACGACTCGATCAACGCCGGCGCCGGCAACGACACGGTGTACGGCAACTTCGGCAACGACCGCGCCGACGGCGGCCTGAACAACGACACCCTCAACGGCGGCCCCGGCAACGACAACCTGATCGGCAACTCCGGCAACGACAGCCTCAACACCGTCGACAACGTCTCCGGCAACGACACCGCCAACGGCGGCACGGGCACGGACACCTGCACGACGGACACCGGGGACACACGGATCAGCTGCCCGTAG
- a CDS encoding ABC transporter permease, whose product MKSLRIAWRITLLNIRAAMEYRTEFLLNIAIGAIWQVSVIVFATVLLTRFTGMGGWDSSDVLLIPAIRMLAHGLFVLLLGRMHFIGRQIQEGRIDIYLLRPMPVHRQVQLSFFPTNAIGDLTVAAGLMVGALGRSDLDWTAGRVSYLIAAIIGGMLLEAALFTVVAGACLRFPAADYWSRWLEELLGTFGNYPLNVLPRAVGGFLTYALPLAFVAYLPTAVLTGHDDDIGVPYWLAAASPLLGIAGYLAARLVWRWSLKRYTGVNG is encoded by the coding sequence GTGAAGTCCCTGCGCATCGCCTGGCGCATCACGCTGCTCAACATCCGGGCCGCGATGGAGTACCGCACCGAGTTCCTGCTGAACATCGCGATCGGTGCGATCTGGCAGGTGTCGGTGATCGTGTTCGCGACGGTGCTGCTGACGCGGTTCACCGGGATGGGCGGCTGGGACAGCTCGGACGTGCTGCTGATCCCGGCGATCCGGATGCTCGCGCACGGGTTGTTCGTGCTCCTGCTGGGGCGGATGCACTTCATCGGCCGGCAGATCCAGGAGGGAAGGATCGACATCTATCTGCTGCGCCCCATGCCGGTGCACCGCCAGGTCCAGCTCTCCTTCTTCCCGACCAACGCGATCGGCGACCTCACGGTCGCGGCGGGCCTGATGGTGGGCGCGCTCGGCCGCAGCGACCTGGACTGGACGGCGGGCCGGGTGTCGTACCTGATCGCCGCGATCATCGGCGGCATGCTGCTGGAGGCGGCCCTGTTCACGGTGGTGGCCGGTGCCTGCCTGCGCTTCCCGGCCGCGGACTACTGGAGCCGCTGGCTGGAGGAACTGCTCGGCACGTTCGGCAACTACCCGCTGAACGTCCTCCCGCGAGCGGTGGGCGGCTTCCTGACGTACGCTCTGCCGCTCGCGTTCGTCGCCTACCTCCCGACGGCCGTCCTGACCGGCCACGACGACGACATCGGGGTGCCGTACTGGCTTGCGGCGGCCTCTCCGCTGCTCGGGATCGCCGGGTATCTGGCGGCGCGGCTGGTGTGGCGGTGGAGCCTGAAGCGGTACACCGGGGTGAACGGATGA
- a CDS encoding ABC-2 family transporter protein, whose protein sequence is MAAVLHGWRAARVTPLGELHTPPRMTAVLLRLTVQVVLVASLWRGLYAQTGTTAGLSRDQAVTYAVLAVLASRLRELDQSAGRDMVLQHMHFGTIVYWYLRPLPPQRYYALRALGEQLYGLAWALGGYVACLAAGVVEPPESAAVAGVFVVSMLLGQWVLYYVMLVLDQLCFFTIRNNSAMLILIFAQNLLSGVYAPLWFFPDWFITLSGFLPFQATLSVPLSIYVGRIELSDAGAQLAVQAAWVVVLALFTRWVWRRAARRVISQGG, encoded by the coding sequence ATGGCCGCCGTACTGCACGGCTGGCGCGCCGCCCGCGTCACCCCGCTCGGCGAACTGCACACGCCGCCCCGGATGACCGCCGTCCTGCTCCGGCTGACCGTGCAGGTGGTCCTGGTGGCGTCGCTGTGGCGCGGCCTGTACGCGCAGACGGGCACCACCGCCGGGCTCAGCCGCGACCAGGCGGTCACCTACGCCGTCCTGGCCGTACTCGCCTCCCGGCTGCGGGAGTTGGACCAGTCCGCGGGCCGGGACATGGTGCTGCAGCACATGCACTTCGGCACGATCGTCTACTGGTACCTGCGTCCGCTGCCGCCCCAGCGCTACTACGCCCTGCGTGCCCTCGGCGAGCAGCTGTACGGGCTGGCGTGGGCTCTCGGCGGATACGTGGCCTGCCTCGCCGCGGGGGTCGTGGAACCCCCCGAGTCGGCGGCCGTGGCAGGGGTGTTCGTGGTGAGCATGCTGCTCGGCCAGTGGGTCCTGTACTACGTGATGCTCGTCCTCGACCAGCTGTGCTTCTTCACCATCCGCAACAACTCCGCGATGCTGATCCTGATCTTCGCGCAGAACCTGCTGTCCGGGGTGTACGCCCCCCTGTGGTTCTTCCCGGACTGGTTCATCACGCTGAGCGGCTTCCTGCCGTTCCAGGCGACGCTGAGCGTGCCGCTGTCGATCTACGTCGGCCGGATCGAACTGTCCGACGCGGGAGCGCAGTTGGCCGTCCAGGCCGCCTGGGTCGTCGTGCTGGCGCTGTTCACCCGGTGGGTGTGGCGGCGGGCCGCGCGGCGCGTGATCTCGCAGGGAGGCTGA
- a CDS encoding ATP-binding cassette domain-containing protein, which translates to MNGSIEVRGLSRTFHTTVRRPGFAGALRSLVNPQKVAKHAVTDVSFSVAAGELLALLGPNGAGKSTTIKMLTGILTPTAGEARVAGVVPYEERERNARNIGTVFGQRTQLWWDLPVRESFAILRDIYEVPKAEHAVRLKEFDELLDLSSFWDTRVRHLSLGQRVRSDLAAALLHDPPVVFLDEPTIGMDVVVKEQVREFLRHQVEERGRTVLLTTHDMTEVERLAERVVLINHGRLVLDGTLDEIRRKFGSTWQVRVTLADPHTEVGSLPGIALLRHEGPQAVFGPDGPDAPTVHQALKQVIERYEVTDLALDEADLEDVMRAAYVHAESVAEGA; encoded by the coding sequence TTGAATGGCAGCATCGAGGTTCGTGGCCTGTCCCGAACCTTCCACACCACCGTCCGCCGCCCCGGTTTCGCGGGCGCACTCCGGTCTTTGGTCAACCCGCAGAAGGTCGCCAAGCACGCCGTCACCGACGTGAGCTTCTCCGTCGCCGCCGGCGAACTCCTCGCCCTGCTGGGCCCGAACGGCGCCGGCAAGTCCACCACCATCAAGATGCTCACCGGCATCCTCACCCCCACCGCGGGCGAGGCCCGCGTCGCCGGCGTGGTGCCGTACGAGGAGCGGGAGCGCAACGCCCGTAACATCGGCACGGTGTTCGGGCAGCGCACCCAGCTGTGGTGGGACCTGCCGGTGCGCGAGTCGTTCGCGATCCTGCGCGACATCTACGAGGTGCCGAAGGCCGAACACGCGGTGCGGCTGAAGGAGTTCGACGAGCTCCTGGACCTGTCCTCCTTCTGGGACACCCGGGTCCGCCATCTCTCCCTCGGCCAGCGCGTCCGCTCCGACCTGGCCGCCGCCCTGCTGCACGACCCGCCGGTGGTCTTCCTCGACGAGCCCACCATCGGCATGGACGTGGTGGTGAAGGAGCAGGTGCGGGAGTTCCTGCGGCACCAGGTGGAGGAGCGCGGCCGTACGGTCCTGCTCACCACGCACGACATGACGGAGGTCGAGCGGCTCGCCGAGCGGGTCGTCCTGATCAACCACGGGCGGCTCGTCCTGGACGGCACCCTCGACGAGATCCGCCGCAAGTTCGGCTCGACCTGGCAGGTGCGGGTGACGCTCGCCGACCCGCACACCGAGGTCGGCTCCCTGCCGGGCATCGCCCTGCTGCGGCACGAGGGTCCGCAGGCGGTCTTCGGCCCGGACGGCCCCGACGCGCCGACCGTGCACCAGGCCCTGAAGCAGGTCATCGAGCGGTACGAGGTGACGGACCTGGCCCTCGACGAGGCGGACCTCGAGGACGTGATGCGGGCCGCGTACGTGCATGCCGAGTCCGTCGCAGAAGGAGCCTGA